CTTTGAACAAAATAGGGAAATAAAtagcatattaaaaaaaacaacaataacaaaaaaaaaaccaaccacaTCATCATTGATGTAGAACAGTTGGAGTCCATCCTTGGCTTTTATCTAAGGAGGCTTTTGAATGCAACACTTTTACTTGTAACGATATATGCAATGAAATGAAGGTCCAGATCAACCACCGGCAAACCAAACAAGACAAAGCAATTGTTTATAGACTAAACCATCCATAACTAATTAATGAATCTATTAATCATGAAATCAGTTAcagggaaatttggaggaaatTGTTGCCAGTATCTttgaacaaaaatgaaatatttaatatgAATTTAAGGCTTTTGGATCTTTTGGGAGGACAAAACACATCTTAAGATTTGGACAAATGAATCAGGTTTATCCATAGATCaaagtggtgttttgctttgttttgttttttgcttcgtTTGTTTCCTTCTTCTaaaaaaatgagagagagagaacaggaAACTTCCAGATCCATGGCAGACCCATGAAATAAAAAGGTCACTGAGTTTTTCAGAGGCTGATAATCCAGTTTGAGTCTGAAAAGTTAAAAAGATGAAGTGGACGTCAGATTTTCAGgaagtttttttctattttatgaCACAGTTTCTTACATGTATGTACACTGAGATCCAAAACACTCAAAGATCCACTGAGCACTAAACTAATGTCTCCTTTACCTCAAGTAGTCCATCAACCTCAGGCTGTTAGAGGTTTTTAATTTCTTCGGTACTACACGGTGGTTTCTCCCTGGCTGCTATTGATCAGTCTTTGATAAAAACGACGCCACGACTGTAGAGTTTTCCCTGACCAGATCCAGAACCCTGATGTTATGCCCACAATAAGGGTCATCAAGTACTTGATCATAAAGACGGTGAAGTCTGGCGTGTTTGATGCAAAGTTTGATGCTGGGCATGGCACAGCAAAGTGCTTGCAGGTCTGCATGTGCCAGGTTACCTCCCACTGCGATCTGAAGGCCTGCTCATAGAAATGGCAGGCGATGACAATGGTGGCAGGCACTGTGTACAGCACGCTAAACACACCAATTCGCACCATCAACTTTTCGAGCTTCTCGGTCTTTGTGCCGTCGTGCTTCATGATGGTGCGGATACGGAAGAGTGATACAAAGCCAGCCAGCAGGAAAGAAGTTCCGATGAAGAGGTAGACAAACAGAGGCGCCAGCACGAAACCACGCAGTGCATCCACGCTGTAGATCCCCACGTAGCAGACACCAGTGAGCAGGTCACCGTCCACCTGTCCCGTAGCCAGGATGGTGATGGTCTTCACCGCTGGCACCGCCCAGGCTGCCAGGTGGAAGTACTGCGAGTTTGCTTCAATAGCCTCGTGACCCCATTTCATCCCAGCAGACAGGAACCAAGTGAGAGAAAGGACCACCCACCACACGGAGCTCGCCATGCCAAAGAAGTAGAGGATCATGAACAGGATGGTGCAACCCTCCTTCTTGGTGCCTTGAACCACCAGCTTGTAGCCATCCTCTTTAAACCTATCCACACACACTACTTGGTCCTCCAGCAGGAAGCCAGCGCTGTACGCCACCGCCACCATGAAATAGCAGCCTGACAGGAAGATGATTGGTCTCTCTGGGTATCGGAACCGCTTCATGTCCACCAGATAGGTGAGGACAGTGAAAAGGGTGCTGACACAACATAGAATAGACCAGGTTCCAACCCAGAGCCGCCCAAACTTTAGCTCATCCTCTTGGAAATACATCAACCCATTGGGTTTGGAGGGCTCACAGGGGGAGCCACAGTCCTTCACTCCGAGGAAGTGATAATTCAGGTAGGAGGGCACCTGGAGCTGCAGGGGGCAGAAGAAAGGCTGGTTGCCCCAAATGTATGGAGGAAAGGTCACAAGCTCAGAAAGACTTGGGGTGGGGTCCGAGGTGGGGCCCTCGGTTTCGGTGGTGTTTTGACCGACGCAGATCTCTCCTGCCCCATGGATGGGAAAGTTCTCACAGCGCAGTCTCTCAGGCCACTGGAATCCAAATTTGTTCATGAGTGCCTCGCAGCCCTGCCGAGCCCGCTCACACAGAGATCTGCAGGGAGGGATTGCCTGGTCTAGAACGGTGCAGACCGGTGCGTACATGGAGCACAGGAAGAACTTAAGGTCCAAGGAGCATTGGACTTTGACCAGAGGATAAAATTGGTGCACCTCGAGCCCGGCGTCCTCCTGGGTGGTGTGCCCCAGCAGGTTGGGCATGATGGTCTGGTTGTAGGCAATGTCAGTGCACAGGGGGATGGAGATGGGCTGGCAGAAGCCATGCTCAGGGATGGAAATTCCTCGATCATGCTGACTGTTGCAAGGCTGGAAGAGATATACCAGAGTGAATCCCCAAACCCACCAGCAAAAGGAGCAGTGTCCCCCCAAAGCCATGACAGCAGATCCAACTCCAAAAAAGTTTGATCAACTTTTAAAAGGTTTTAATAAAGGTTGCAAACACAGTGCAAAGACCCCTTTATTATTCAACTAatgttagaaaaaaatatttattcaaaGTATTTCAAAGTATAGTCCTCTCTTAGGAAAAGGTGATGGTCTGCTTATGAATCCTTTCAGAGTCATATCTCAAAGAAAAGTCCTTTCTCTCACACAATGAAGCAGTAAAACTCTCCCTGAGAGTCACCCACAGTCCAATGTGGATCAAGTAGTCTGGACTGCAGTTAAGTTTATCAGTAAATCCACAGCTTGTCCGTCTGTCTGTGAAGTTGCCAGACCTCTATTCTTTCTCCTCAGTCTGCAGGACCCTTCACACTCTGTCTGTTTCTGATGGTTTTCAGgcacccctccctctccccgcTTCCCCAGCAAAAGAGCAGAGTGAGAGGGGGTTCCTTGAAACCAGCCTCCTCTGCTCCAATCATacactttgttttttcaggagtCTCCTGACTGATTGGTCACTGCTGCTGAAAGGGGGCGGGGCGTTGCTAAAGGAAAGCGAGTGTAGGAATCCTGCAGAGTTTaactgtttctgtttatttcaatGAAATAAAGAAGAAATCCTCCTGTGCATTCAAAGTCAGGTGGAAATAGTGTAAGTGCTCAGTACTTCTTGCTTCATTTTATGTGCAGATTACTGATGGCAAATTGTTTCCTAACCAAATAAAACCTTTCTATTATACTCATTCATTTAGCACATATAAAAACTAGAGTGGTTTTCAGTCaaagcaaactgaaaacagaagTATAACATAATCCTGATAGAGAAAATGTAACAAATACAAagtatttacaaaataaatatttatttatttttatttttatatattttatttatttatttgtttattttatagcCTTAAAATTAAAGGAGTGAAGCAAAAAATTGcaacaaaaactttaaaatataaCATCAATGAGTGAATATCTACAAATAAAACAAGAGTGGAAGTCTGGCTTCGGTCATtaaaagaaatcacaaaaataTCTTTGGAAGTGATCATTCTGCACATTCATTATGTTCTTATTGAATCTTATCTATCATGTGTCTATCAGCTGCTTCTCCTCAGAGACGAATAAAGTTTCCTTTGAACCTGATTGAACCACAGCTGTGAAACAAACACAATTACACTAAAGTTAGACTCTTTATTCCCTacattcattttttcttttcagtttaacAGATGCATGAACTCTCAGACATCCTTCAACAACAAACTTTTCATCTTCTGTTCCATTTGTCTGGTTTGTAAATAGGTGACTCAATTCTGTCTTATTTTCTGCTTCTcgagaaaaaaaacttttttaaatgcGCTTGTGTCAACTGGTCATAATCTCATGTGTTTTCCTTTATAACCACCTGGACAGATCAGAAATCTCAGCAGATGTCTGCATAAGATTTCACCAAAACTTCCTGCATGTTCAAACATCTCACACATTTCTGCTGCATCTGGGTGGAAACACAAAGGACACGACCTTAAAAGTAGCTCAAACCCTTACCACactaataaaatgatttaagtTTCCAACAtgttgagaaaaacaaacatcttgATATCAGACTTCCTCCTTCTTTGGCTCTGCATGACTGAAACTCTTTTGTGTATTGCATGCTTATGTCAAGAGAATGTTTGTCCTACCATCAGATATTTAGTGTGTTTATGGACTCGTGAACCTTTTGGAACTCAAGAAATACCATCACTGAAACATTTGTTTATCACTaatgttttgttgtattttgttttttattggaGTGATAAGTGTTTCCTGTCAGGTTCCCTGAAATCCATCATGAAGACCGTTaaagacaggaaaaaagaaaaaggcaggAACTGACAAAATGTGATGTGGAGCTAAAAAGCAGACGTGTGACATAAGAATATGGCAGGCAATTACAACACAAGACAATGTACtatgtctttttaaatttttatttaaaatgaaacactaCAATTTAATTTCCTCTTAGAATAAAGAATTAGTGAAAAGCAACTTTCTGtcaaaaactgtaaatattgTGATTATTCAGTGAAAGATTTATTAGTACTTCCATATTTTTCTTGACATTACTGCTTATTTAATTGTCCTTTACTCTTATTTTGATCGTTTTCTTCGTGTCATTGTGATCCTTCAAATTAAACCACACCTGTTAtaggaaacacaaaaacatgaagacgatagaaaagctgtaaaatggtGTTTTTATCTCCTCCGCATCTGTTTGACCTTCATCACACTGAACTTTACTCGTCTGCTTCTcgtctctctgtcaacatgtTGATCGTGTAAACCAGCTCGTGCAACAGTTGCATCAGACACAAATGCAGATGCAGCGGCTCAGCGGGAGGAACGATGGACGCATTAAGAGCTCAGGGCATCACACTTGACTCCTCCTCCCATCAAACATCACacaaggtggtggtggtgttagggggggggggggggggggggggggggggggtactgctgctgctgggctTCATCCATAGTTGACTTCACAGAGTTTCTCCAGCTGTGGGAAGTTGCTGTTTTGATTCTTACATAGGATCATTGGATTTAAACGCTAGAAAACCAAAAGTGTTTTAAAGTGAGCACCAGAGACTCACTTTAAAAAGCAATGGTGCACTAGTCATAGTGTTGTGGACTTTGATCTCAAAAATAGCATAGTTGGTGTGGTGATTAAAGCCCtaactgaaatttaaaaatgtatttttcaagtCTTATTGCGGTTTGGGATTTTTcttatttagattttaaatcatttctgttctcatttttttttttaattttgtaatcTTTGGGCTCTCTGACACCGCTGTCAGCtttacttcctgtctttgtttttcctcctttgCTGACAGTCTGTCCAGCTCACATCGCTTTCACCCTTGTTCATTGAAAGACAGCTGAGCCCTGCACAATGAAGCGAGTTCAGCTACGCAGAGTATCTTTCTGTTGCTGGATTCACTGACACTAACATTGCAAATCATGATAAGCGGTCACACGAAGCTTGTTACTCATTAATGCTTCTTTTGACCAGTTCCAACTTGACTCAACTCTACTCAGTTTTGGTCATTTTGCCTTACAATTGAGTACCGCCTAATATGTGTGGGGTGATTATAGCAACATCCAAAGTCCTGTGACGCCATCTGTATGATgtcaaacacaacacaacaatagACGACTTTGAGGCAAGGCCAAGCAGGTATTAAAAAGTACCTGGTACCtggtacctggtaccaggtacgaACACCTAATAAAAAATCCTAAAAACCAGGCTGTAGGTTAACCCGAGGTTTTCCCTGTATGTTCCCGTGGTGTCATCGGACAAATCAGTATGAACTGTGTGGATAAGTCTTTTTACAAATGAAGATAAATCTGGAATAGCAGAGAAAAATGAAGAGGTTAAAcacacaatagaatagaatagaatagaatagaatagaatagaatagaatacttttatttgtcaatttcttcaaatgtacttgccatacaaaggaattgaaattaCGTTTCACACTGTCCCATGCGTAGGCATTGACAACAATAAGGTGCagatgcacaacaaaaacaaaaacagccctaACAATAAGGtaataaatagtaatataataatataaatagtgCTAAAAGaatactaaaaatatatatatagcagcaggtgtgtgcaaTTGCAATGCAAGTCaggaatgttttcagttctTGGTTCAGAGAGTGTTTCCTTGTTGGAGAGTGTGCGTGGGTGGGGGGGTAGAGTCCAATCTGTCTACTATACTTCTGCCAATCTGGTGATTCTGCTGGCTGGGAGCCGGGAGGGAAGAGAGTTCAGCAGTCTCACAGCCTGGTGGATGAAGCTGTTGGTGAGCCTGGTAGTGCGGGAGCGGAGACTTCTGTATCTctttccagagggcaggaggctgAACAGACAGTGCGCGGGGTGGGTTGCATCGTTGACAATTGTGATGGCTTTGCGGGTGAGGCGAGTGGTGTAAATGTCTTGCAGGGAGGGGAGTGGTACACCAACTATCCTCTCAGCTGTTCTCACAATGCGTTGTAGAGCTTTTCTGTTATAGTCAGTGCAGCTACCgccccacacagtgatgcagctggagaGGATACTTTCAATAGTTCCTCTGTAGAATGTAGTCAGGATGGGTGGTGGAGCACTTGCCCGCTTGAGTTTGCGCAGGAAGTAGAGGCACTGTTGTGCTTTCTTGGCCAGTGATGCTGTGTTGGTGGTCCAAGAGAGGTCCTCACTGATGTGCACCCCCaggaacttggtgctgctcaccctctccaccgcagCGCCGTCGATGGTCAATGGGGGGTGACAGGTGTGGCCTCTCTGGAAGTTGACAATAATCTCCTTGGTCTTACTGACATTTAGCAGGAGGTTGTTGTCTCTGCACCACGTGGTCAGGAGCTCAACCTCTTTCCTGTAGTGGGTCTCATCGCCCTTGGTGATGAGCCCCACCAGcgttgtgtcgtccgcaaacttcacaaggtGGTTGGAGCTGTAGGTTGGTGTGCAGTCATGTGTCAACagggtgaagagcagaggactgagcacacagccttgtggagccCCCGTGCTCAGGGTGATGCTGTTTGAGACCTTGTTGCCCACACGCACCGCTTGAGGCCTCTGGCTGAGGAAATCCAGCAGCCAGTTGCAGAGGGAGGTGCTGAGGCCCAGTCTGTCCAGTTTACAGATGAGTTGTTGTGGTATtatggtgttgaatgctgagctaaagtctatgaacagcattctcacatatgAGTCTTTCTTGTCCAGATGAGTTAGGGCTGGGTGGAG
The window above is part of the Maylandia zebra isolate NMK-2024a linkage group LG23, Mzebra_GT3a, whole genome shotgun sequence genome. Proteins encoded here:
- the LOC101467880 gene encoding frizzled-7-A, giving the protein MALGGHCSFCWWVWGFTLVYLFQPCNSQHDRGISIPEHGFCQPISIPLCTDIAYNQTIMPNLLGHTTQEDAGLEVHQFYPLVKVQCSLDLKFFLCSMYAPVCTVLDQAIPPCRSLCERARQGCEALMNKFGFQWPERLRCENFPIHGAGEICVGQNTTETEGPTSDPTPSLSELVTFPPYIWGNQPFFCPLQLQVPSYLNYHFLGVKDCGSPCEPSKPNGLMYFQEDELKFGRLWVGTWSILCCVSTLFTVLTYLVDMKRFRYPERPIIFLSGCYFMVAVAYSAGFLLEDQVVCVDRFKEDGYKLVVQGTKKEGCTILFMILYFFGMASSVWWVVLSLTWFLSAGMKWGHEAIEANSQYFHLAAWAVPAVKTITILATGQVDGDLLTGVCYVGIYSVDALRGFVLAPLFVYLFIGTSFLLAGFVSLFRIRTIMKHDGTKTEKLEKLMVRIGVFSVLYTVPATIVIACHFYEQAFRSQWEVTWHMQTCKHFAVPCPASNFASNTPDFTVFMIKYLMTLIVGITSGFWIWSGKTLQSWRRFYQRLINSSQGETTV